Below is a genomic region from Eupeodes corollae chromosome 1, idEupCoro1.1, whole genome shotgun sequence.
AGACTTCAAAAGTATTGCAACCTATGGGATCTACAAATCAACACCGGTAAGctcaaaattatgatttttaaacctATAAAGAAGAGACTCTACCCTAAAATAAGTGGGTTCTTTGTTCAGATCCTATAGAAGTTgtaaagcaatacaaaaatctcGGATTTAATGACAAGAAACTTAGATTTGGGTCCCCATATTAAGGAAAAGTGTTTGGTAGCTAATCTTGCTAttaattgcagcccatcataagaGCTTCAGTGATCACTATGGATGAGTGTGATtgtggtacgaatctggaactaggaattgacaatttctgcTCCTGCcatacacgaaatcgttcagaatcttctcaaccccgcctagaagttgctcggacggccacaatatatggcgattctgacgtcacatttggccaacagaaacAGTAGTCATAACTTCAGTATTTTgggttgaatttgttgtgaaagaaaaagaaaatgttttaaataaaattcatttgtattgcaccagttttgtttgtttttgaattagtGAATTGTTTGGACCGGTTGAATTGAACTAtgaggatagctgcagccaattgagcttgtagttgttgttggttcatgtcgtgagcctcCCGTCACGTTTACTTTTTCACTTTTACTAACGAATTTTTTCATCAGTACAAAATTTGACACCACctggtgttaaacaaatttaaatgtctaatgaaaacgtgtaaatgttagCTGAACGGTTTTcgggtttttgaaaactttttgccgaaaaccgcTATTTGGGATTAGGTGAAAAGCCTATTAAGGTCATATGATAACTgcctttttttgcctgctatagAAGAACAAGATTTGGAAAATTTGTGGTTTCAACAATACGGTGCCACATGAAACTCAACTGGACCATAAATagttttattgcaagagacatttcctgatGAATtggtcaccaagatcatgcgatttgacgcagctttaattttttttgtggggctgtGCGGAAGACCGTGTTTATGATAAAAGATAAAGCTTttactcttgagcacttaaaaaccaacatttgtcAAGTTATGGCTAAGATACAACccaaaatgtgtcaaaaagtggtcgaaaataaCCTCTAaggaatcgatgcttgcaacaatttgcTTGAAGATCATTTTTCTATTTATCTTTTTCTGAAACCAAGGACaaggaaagtaatttttaatttttacaatcaTGCCCTTCAATATCAAAAGACCTTTGATTTGTAATCTTACTCTTAAGTTTCTTGCATTTGAAATCCTCCTATTTTGACTATAAAATCttccttattaaaaaatatacatatttttcaaccaccaccgtttaaaataaattgatcaaaatttcaaatgtgtgtaaaaaatcattgtaaaatttcttcaatattaaacatttttcttgtttagatttcttaaaagtctttaaaaataatctttttttaatggtttctgtttaaaatattaatgtcCCTAAGATCAAAAATAGAATTCGCAATAAgacaaaaatgttcattatgtttttgtatgcaaattagtaaaaacattttgatattcaagtttttgttttgtttattcgattttatatttttataatataacataaataataaagtgtaaactatttcaataaatattttatttttaaataaatgttacaatttaaaatattttaaaattgtttttttttttcactcaacaaacaatacaaaattgttgtataaaaataaatacagtgtaaatattgttttgttgaaCTTAATATTGTGAcctaaatttattaaagtttaaaagagtTAATGCTTTCCTGGGGgaacaactatttttttttgtcttacatATAAAGCTGCAatcatacatacaaatatttacttaatCTATGTaccttattaaaatttgaattatactCCTAGTTGAtgatattaattaatataattcaattgaataattATGCATATCTGTATAAATCtacttaaactaatttaatggTCTTGGCACATAgccatttttgataaaattgtgtccctataattatatatatttaataaatttataatatattttcaacactttagtttttctttttttaaattttttttaaatataaacttttgatttatttttaaaatatactgaCTTTATTGTATTTAAAGCTTAACCATTAACAGAAGAAAgtatcttgttttttatttcaataaaacacagaaattcaaatttactaaaaataaggtttttggaATCTAAaaatttacgaataaaaaaaacaaatcctaaacattttttggaaacaattaagttttttaagttgcactaatatttacttcaaaaacacCGATGAAGAGTctttatgtaaaattaaaaaaactgctttTCCAAGAAATTGTCCAACAACTTGTcttttacttgaatttgttaGAAAAGTTTAAGACTTACCAATTTAGTAATTATAAGGTCAAAAGTTTAAAtcaatgtaaaattattatagtgcttgaacaaaaattaaaacatgtcttcttttaaatcaattttgaatgttgaacaaaattataagatacgataagaaaaaactgtttttttcaaaaaaaaaaaaaaatatcaactgatcactgaaaaattatttagcTTAATTTCTTAGAAATCATTCGTTTTACCTAGTTTTTaccttattcttaaaacttaaacCTTAACTCACTATAGattaaagtattaaaatttgaaatgtctAAAGTATTTTCTACATATACGAATCAACCGGATGTCTTTCGGCTTCTTCCAACATATGCCTAAAATCCATAGGTTTTCCAGCATTTCCATTCATTCCAGTCTTAGCCCCTATACCGACACTACCAACACCACCGCCACCGTATTGATGGTGATTCatattgttgatattattaCTATTGACATTATTACTCTTCAAATGACCATTCATCATGCTAACATGATGACTTATCGTTGGCACAGCTCCTGGGACGTTATTCTCCAAATCGTTTAGAATTGCATCTGTTTGATCGGAAACATTTCGCATTGTTGTTGTATGAGGTCGATTATTTAAATCATTCATATTTTGATTTggatttgttgttaatttttgtatgtgatttcgaatgattttttcaaattcacgtTGTACCGACGGACTATCGGTGTCACCATCAACCTTTAGAAAAAAGAGGAAATTTGGTTTGAAGAAAATTGGGAAAGCATTTCAGTTGGAAAGTGAAGAAACGCAAACTTACAATGATCAATCGATTACTTGTGTCCATGGATTTCAGCATTGGTAATGTTTGTTCTCTGAACAGTTCTAAACGTCTACGAAATGATGAAACCGTATCATCTACTCGACCTCGACCCAGCTGGAGTTTGGAGCAATCTAACAGCACCACTGGTGGATGAactttgtactaaaaaaagaaccaaaactCATTGACGCAcagaatttttttgttcgtactaAATCAACTTCTAACCTTATTTTCGAAATAAGAAACTTGTTGCAAGTTTCTGGGGTATCCATCGATGATAAGTCCCTTCTTATCACTCATTTGTCGGATATTTACGTCTAGAAGAGCATTCAGATTCTTCTCAGGGACCATTTCACCAGCAGTCAAAGCTTCTTTAATGGCATAACTTTCTGTATTGGCCCTAGGCGCTGAGTCGGTGATAGTTCGGAGAATCCGTCCGATACTTTtggaaacatacaaaaaaatcatgtattaTGATTAGAAATagtaaaagttcaaaaaatgaatCGTGTTAAGGGACAGAAAGGACCTGATTCTATGATAATTCCTTTAAACTAAAAGTATCGTTACCTTATATGACCCCATCCGGAATTCAGTCCTACCGCCTTCAAACAGAGACTAGCCTTATTACTGCCAGGCCCACCGATCACCCAAATAACCGGTGGTATACTCTCATTACCGATGTGATTCACAGCTGCAATGGCATTGGAAATATTTTGTCCCATCAGTGCTACTGCATCGACTCCTGCAGGAGATACCACACGTCCTCCACGTCcttgatgatgattatgataatCGACTTCAACAACATCTTGAACGCGATTTGTGGTAAAAGCTGCTGCAGACGAACGATGATTACGCACTCCACCATCTGGCTCTGTAATATTATTCTTCTCTTGACTAGGAGCTGTTTCAACACTAACTATACTGCCGGGTATATCATTCATCCCTCTGCCCATACCTGTAACTCCATTTAGAATGGCTTCTTGATTCTCTAAGGCACTTAAAATGTCAAGTATGGCGGTCCGAAAGTCTTTATAAACTTCCGTTGGCGCACGTTCGCCATTTACCTGTTTGAGTGCGGGTTGGATGGATATTGGACAATTAGGTAAGGTATgttataagaaaagaaaattgatttttttttctcctctCGGGAAGTTTGTGTGAATGTGTGTGTTTTaattgatgaaaatttaattgatgtaaattttatttattgaaaattaaatttaatcaaaataaataaccaaacATTTACTTACCGCTAATAACATATCACTTTGATCAAAATAATCAGCAACAGGCATaacattcttaaaaaagttttctaatTCCATTTTGGCTAGAGAGAGAACTACATGACCTAATTTAGCTCCATAatcgatttgtttttgtaaaacagATTGACGCCACGATATTAATATAACACCATTGACAAtttgtatctaaaaaaaaagaaataaacaaacaatttataattaataagtACGGTCTTTTTGTAGAAAAGTGCATCCTCATCATAGTAATATAGATTTTTAGATGTTAGAACGGTGTCCACCATAACTTAAGGATGCCTACAAGGAAAGGTATTATCACTTCTACAATTTAGTCATGTATGATGGAAACTAGTATAATGACTAGTATAATGACTTCTAAACAGTCTTGGGATTTAAAAAGAGATGTTGGTGCATATTAGTTTTGAGTTTCTGAATATTATAATAACTGGGAAAGACAGGCTGTGGCAAAGAAATCGACATTCACTTAGTACGGCTTAAAAACGAATTGAACGAAGTCTCGTCGGGTTATTAATTTTGCATGGAACGATTTCggtttatataaaatttctagGTTTCATGATAAATAGCAAATTTGCTTTTTGGAAAATTCCGAGGTGGATATATATGTAGGTTTGGGGCATAATACTGTATGGAACATTATACTGTAACTGTATAACTCACATTCCTAAATTAAATGTTCTTATCACAATCAACAATTGCACCAAActaattgatctgtcaaaacttaaACGTATTCTTACATTTCGTAGATATTTAAGAGCTTTagatttcaataaacaaacgagagaggtggggagaggtgttttccactaaggcacctctccttatccagacggcagcggaggaatacccgagatggaatcaacggtggcgtctacagttccagtaaggttgaactacttagtgaacaccttatagggcttcttcgacttattcggagcccaggcctataaggagcagatttttccggctccccatccttggagttatacttaagatctggccctccaggttgggggttgtgcgtcggggtgacttcctggccacgtaaaagctttcaaagttgcgaagcaccaacaagcctcggatacggacggatttactgttgacaaccaacgcaaacgaataaaggacaacgaacttcggataggcacgtggaatgttaggtcccttaacagaccacgtgcggccgaagaattagcggaggccctagaacgatataaagcagatatcaccgccatccattaaatacgatgggatgggccgggcaaaaagaggatgaaaaactgcgatatttattatggtgactgctaccacgaaaaccaacagcgcttatttggatgcggattcgtcattgaagccagacttaggcaagaagtcttgagctataggtgcatcaatgagctcctcatgaccatacgcatcaaggctaaattcggcaacattagcctgatatgcgcgcacgcccccacagaagagaaagacgacaacaccaaagatatgttcttcgagctcttagacaaaacatatgagcagtgccctagctacgatattaaaatagtcctgggcgattttaatgcgaagctaggaagggaagacatctttggtggaataatcggaaagaacagcctgcacgacaacacttccgacaacggatttaggctcatagattttgctgctgggcgaaacgtcatggtagccagtacgcgttttccacacctcaacatccacaaaggaacttggactcctccagatcaatctaccgtcaaccagattgaccatattgcgatcgacgccagacacgcttccagcattatggatgtacgaactttccgaggagctaacatcgactcggaccactacctcgttgtagccagggtagcacttcggatttccagacccaaggcaaaacagggaggtgctgggagaagatacaacgtcgaacggctacaatcgccagagatcgccaaatccttttccgaccgagtgacaagtaacctctctcgaagttctctgccgccaacacaatgtatcgaaaaccagtttcaacattgccaagatgcaatcagagaagccgcctctgctgtgctgggtttcaaacagccaccaacaaggaacccctggtttgatgaggaatgtcggcaggcaaatgcagccaaacaacaggcacgcaaagcggcgctgcataaaaggacgagagccgctcgtgagctctatgagcagaagaggcgagaggaacgccgacttttcagaaggaaaaagagaggacatgagaagcgtgcggtcgaagatgttgagaggtataaaagcaggaatgaggttcgaaagttttatgaacaggtgaaacgaaattcacaggtacataaacctagaaccgaaggctgcaaagacgaaagtggaaacatcatagtggaaccgcagtcaatgctgaggatatggaaggaccacttctgcagactgtataacggtgacgaagaactgaatttcgctgtcaggcaggatgatccattcaatatagacgacgaaagccaacaatcccgtcctcccgacttagacgaggtaaagattgccatatctaagttgaagtctaataaagccgctggagcagatggcttgaatgccgagctctttaaagcagctggagataagttggttaggagcatgcaccaacttatctgtaagatatggtaggaagaaaacatgcccgatgaatggaacctcagtattgtttgcccgatcctgaaaaaaggagaccctctaaactgcatcaattatagaggaataagtctacttaacatcgcctataaaatcttctctgccattatatgtgaacgtctaaagcccatcgtcaacaacctgataggtccttatcagtgtggttttagaccaggaaagtccacagttgatcaaatattcacattacggcagatcctggaaaaaactcaagaacaccaaatcgacacccaccatcttttcatcgatttcaaggccgcatatgacagcatctacagggacgagctgtatagagccatgtctagttttggcatccctgccaaactcgtccgtttgtacaggatgaccatggaaaattcacgctgctccataaaggttggaaacaacttaacagaaccttttgatgtcaaaaaaggttttagacaaggtgatgcgctgtcatgcgatttttttaacatcgtgcttgaaagaatagtgcagagctcacacgtcaacactagaggcactatctttcaaaagtctgtccaattactggcatatgctgatgacattgacataatgggaagaactcagcgtgatatcaatggggcttttgtgagtattgaggcagaggcggcaaaaatgggtttaacggtaaacgagggcaaaacaaagtacatgctgtcgtctagaaaggacatacaacaccgacgttttggtcaaaacgtcacaatcgacagacgcaactttgaggtagtcaaggacttcgtctacctaggctccgctgtaaacgcagaaaacaacaccagcgctgagatcaaacgcagaataactcttgctaaccgctgtttctttggactaagaaagcaattgagtggtaatgtcctctctcgagggaccaaagtgttgctatataaaacccttatcatccccgtcctgctatacggtgcagaagcatggaccatgacaaaagcggatgaaagcaccttgggtcgcttcgagagaaaagttcttcgtgtgatctacggtcccgtatgcatcgaaggggagtggaggagaagatggaacgacgaactgtacgggctgtacagcgacgtagacttagcaagaagagtaaaagtccaacgactaagatggctgggtcacgtagagcgcatggaaaccaatgctccggcccggaaagtcttcgaatccgcacccacaggacagcgcagtagaggaagaccgcggatcaggtggcgcgcacaagtggaaggtgacctcacccaagttggagcgcgaaactggagacatctagctagggaccgagctagatggagaagtttgttgggtgaggccctagttcacacaggactgtagcgccaccttaagtaagtaagtaagtaagatttcaatataaagtgcaattttgtttttaaatgattatgTGTATCAATTGAGATACAGCACTAtgaaaaacagtattttgaCGATACAGCATTTTAGAcacatgttttttaaatgtagagtattttgaaatacagaatatacCATACAGTATTAAGACCCTgcagtattatataaaattttgactACATAGAATtctaaaatacagcatttcgacaCTCTCCCGGAGATATACCAAAATAGTCACATGGTATACAAGAACCAAACTTACAATTACTATGAAATCACTAGAAATAGAGTGCACGACTGGATTGAACGAACTTGATCTGGAACAACTCTAAAAACTCtgtttacaaacatttaaatgtcattttattattGCAAAATACCTCGATTTTCTGTTGCTCGAAAATCGTTTGAAcgtagacagttttttttcaaattataaaaatatgtcttacatttaatttttgtaaacaaatattggcagatttttaaaatatcgaattttgaagacaaaaaattaatacttttttttaaatacaaaaaataaaattcgacattctgatcatcaaatatttttaatattaaaaaacattaattagttcttgataaaatttaaaaacaaaataacggttctatgggggtTCCCTTCTGGAGcggtacaaaaatattttatttttaagacaaattttaataaaatatatcggttcgtttttaagaaaatttgaatttccgatttttacttaaaatttttttatttttttttttacttaaaaaatgataaaaaaaatcaccttagccgaattagctcaaaaccttaatttccatgTATGAACTCAGTACAGATACAGACAGACAGTCCGACGGAATAGCAGGGAATGGCGGATCCAGGCGGGGGAATC
It encodes:
- the LOC129941516 gene encoding adenylate kinase isoenzyme 5 isoform X1 — protein: MGICLDTDASAAQDTNETANEAWKRTNPRNTNSPSGGSAINVPLADMENAGKIKFDPPKVPVIFVLGGPGSGKVTHCDTFMQERRGVIHINMMDLLQQYAMGNDMQDFAQLSSKTVTEVLMLEMKMAPAAKAYLISGYPRSMRDVVEYSEKIQIVNGVILISWRQSVLQKQIDYGAKLGHVVLSLAKMELENFFKNVMPVADYFDQSDMLLAVNGERAPTEVYKDFRTAILDILSALENQEAILNGVTGMGRGMNDIPGSIVSVETAPSQEKNNITEPDGGVRNHRSSAAAFTTNRVQDVVEVDYHNHHQGRGGRVVSPAGVDAVALMGQNISNAIAAVNHIGNESIPPVIWVIGGPGSNKASLCLKAVGLNSGWGHISIGRILRTITDSAPRANTESYAIKEALTAGEMVPEKNLNALLDVNIRQMSDKKGLIIDGYPRNLQQVSYFENKYKVHPPVVLLDCSKLQLGRGRVDDTVSSFRRRLELFREQTLPMLKSMDTSNRLIIVDGDTDSPSVQREFEKIIRNHIQKLTTNPNQNMNDLNNRPHTTTMRNVSDQTDAILNDLENNVPGAVPTISHHVSMMNGHLKSNNVNSNNINNMNHHQYGGGGVGSVGIGAKTGMNGNAGKPMDFRHMLEEAERHPVDSYM
- the LOC129941516 gene encoding adenylate kinase isoenzyme 5 isoform X2, whose product is MGICLDTDASAAQDTNETANEAWKRTNPRNTNSPSGGSAINVPLADMENAGKIKFDPPKVPVIFVLGGPGSGKVTHCDTFMQERRGVIHINMMDLLQQYAMGNDMQDFAQLSSKTVTEVLMLEMKMAPAAKAYLISGYPRSMRDVVEYSEKIQIVNGVILISWRQSVLQKQIDYGAKLGHVVLSLAKMELENFFKNVMPVADYFDQSDMLLAVNGERAPTEVYKDFRTAILDILSALENQEAILNGVTEPDGGVRNHRSSAAAFTTNRVQDVVEVDYHNHHQGRGGRVVSPAGVDAVALMGQNISNAIAAVNHIGNESIPPVIWVIGGPGSNKASLCLKAVGLNSGWGHISIGRILRTITDSAPRANTESYAIKEALTAGEMVPEKNLNALLDVNIRQMSDKKGLIIDGYPRNLQQVSYFENKYKVHPPVVLLDCSKLQLGRGRVDDTVSSFRRRLELFREQTLPMLKSMDTSNRLIIVDGDTDSPSVQREFEKIIRNHIQKLTTNPNQNMNDLNNRPHTTTMRNVSDQTDAILNDLENNVPGAVPTISHHVSMMNGHLKSNNVNSNNINNMNHHQYGGGGVGSVGIGAKTGMNGNAGKPMDFRHMLEEAERHPVDSYM
- the LOC129941516 gene encoding adenylate kinase isoenzyme 5 isoform X3, with product MENAGKIKFDPPKVPVIFVLGGPGSGKVTHCDTFMQERRGVIHINMMDLLQQYAMGNDMQDFAQLSSKTVTEVLMLEMKMAPAAKAYLISGYPRSMRDVVEYSEKIQIVNGVILISWRQSVLQKQIDYGAKLGHVVLSLAKMELENFFKNVMPVADYFDQSDMLLAVNGERAPTEVYKDFRTAILDILSALENQEAILNGVTGMGRGMNDIPGSIVSVETAPSQEKNNITEPDGGVRNHRSSAAAFTTNRVQDVVEVDYHNHHQGRGGRVVSPAGVDAVALMGQNISNAIAAVNHIGNESIPPVIWVIGGPGSNKASLCLKAVGLNSGWGHISIGRILRTITDSAPRANTESYAIKEALTAGEMVPEKNLNALLDVNIRQMSDKKGLIIDGYPRNLQQVSYFENKYKVHPPVVLLDCSKLQLGRGRVDDTVSSFRRRLELFREQTLPMLKSMDTSNRLIIVDGDTDSPSVQREFEKIIRNHIQKLTTNPNQNMNDLNNRPHTTTMRNVSDQTDAILNDLENNVPGAVPTISHHVSMMNGHLKSNNVNSNNINNMNHHQYGGGGVGSVGIGAKTGMNGNAGKPMDFRHMLEEAERHPVDSYM